Below is a window of Candidatus Woesearchaeota archaeon DNA.
CGCTGTATTTGTTCAACAAGCAACTCTGGTTTTTTTGATATAATTTTTGCGCTATTTGTTATTTCTTTTAAAGTAACGTTATTAAATTCTAATTCACTTGCTCTTTTTAACTTCAAATATTGTGTTATTGCCGCCCTTGAAGTACCTAATATCCTTGAAATTTCGCTTTGTTTTAACTCTAGTTTTAATAAGGATTTAGCCAGCTCTCTCCTAATTGCAGGCAGTAAATACCATACTTCTAATTCTTGGGGCATAATTATGGCCATTTTTAAATCTCATCATGATAGTTGTGTTTTGTTAACTATAGTTAACACTTATTTATAAATCTTTTGATTTTTCCCAAGAATTTTTAAACATTTCAGAAACAGATTTAACAAGAAAACTGGAATCTACCCATATTCCCGTATCATAAGCAGGATGAATTTCATTATCAGATTGAAGCATCATTAAAATTTGTTTATTATCAACCATAGTAAACCTATGTAAATAAGAAGATTTTTTTATATTTGCAACTTCTTTATATTTTTCAATTTTTGAATTTTCAAGTTCTCCAAAAACAAAAATATTTGTATTAATATTTCTTATTTTTGCTTCTTTTAAAGAATTAAATATATTTTTGTATGTATTAAAAAGTTCTTCAGCTGAACAACTAATAACAATTTCAGATTTTGCATTATTAACCATATTGTTTATATGATGGTATAATGAAAGTCTAGACTTGATATATCCGGAAATATCAGTAAAATCTAATGTTTCGATACCTTGAGAATGAAGTAAGCTTAATTCTTCAATGAATTCGCCAGTTTTAATATCATCAAGAGATTTTATTTCCTTTTCAGCCATATCTTTTACATTTCTTTTAACTCTTTCAATAACTTCATTTGGTGAAACAGCTAAATATTTGAAAGGTTTCCCTAATTTTGTTATAATAAATCCTTTTTTTTCAAGAGATTCTAGAACATCATATGCTCTTGATCTCGGTACAGTTGCAATATCACTTAATTCTCCGGCGGTTGAAAC
It encodes the following:
- a CDS encoding TrmB family transcriptional regulator, with the protein product MIVKIDFLNKIKEFGLNSYESKIWCALLSKGVSTAGELSDIATVPRSRAYDVLESLEKKGFIITKLGKPFKYLAVSPNEVIERVKRNVKDMAEKEIKSLDDIKTGEFIEELSLLHSQGIETLDFTDISGYIKSRLSLYHHINNMVNNAKSEIVISCSAEELFNTYKNIFNSLKEAKIRNINTNIFVFGELENSKIEKYKEVANIKKSSYLHRFTMVDNKQILMMLQSDNEIHPAYDTGIWVDSSFLVKSVSEMFKNSWEKSKDL
- a CDS encoding transcriptional regulator, translated to MAIIMPQELEVWYLLPAIRRELAKSLLKLELKQSEISRILGTSRAAITQYLKLKRASELEFNNVTLKEITNSAKIISKKPELLVEQIQRICKIAKQTKILCNIHKCNHLREECCEVCFK